In the Hordeum vulgare subsp. vulgare chromosome 7H, MorexV3_pseudomolecules_assembly, whole genome shotgun sequence genome, one interval contains:
- the LOC123412750 gene encoding MLO-like protein 1 isoform X2 — protein sequence MAGGGGKAKPLEFTPTWIVASVCFIIIIITLLFERLLHLLGKKLSPKKLLYEVLLKVKEELMLLGFISLLLTVFQDPVGKVCVRQSAMLIMLPCKPPPRPPRKTEHLSDAMFNGVMGGARRLLAGGGASEDYCLKKGKVPILSAEAIHQLHIFIFALAVTHVLFSAITVLLGIAQTRNWRHWETNIHIKDASAPEMIKHVQEFKFIQDHFNGHKKRWKIFGWLRSFFKQLRGSVTEEDYTTMRLGFIMKHYRGNPKFNFYSYMIRALEVDFKKVVGISWYLWTMLTIFLLLNVQGWYIYFGISLVPFIVTYGFKSCIMGKPTYVIIRLAISVVSQFLCGYSTLPLYAIVSHMGNSFKKSIFDENVAEGLVNWAENARRRRRMPNKTTIDVGSSPVDEAQGGTSQMVNIPSKSSVEKGTARLI from the exons ATGGCCGGTGGAGGAGGCAAAGCCAAGCCGCTCGAGTTCACGCCAACATGGATCGTCGCGTCGGtctgcttcatcatcatcatcatcaccctcctCTTCGAACGCTTGCTCCACCTCCTAGGAAAg AAGCTGAGCCCAAAGAAGCTGCTGTACGAAGTCCTCCTGAAGGTGAAAGAGGAGCTGATGCTGCTGGGGTTCATATCGCTGCTGCTCACCGTGTTCCAGGACCCCGTGGGGAAGGTGTGTGTCAGACAGAGCGCCATGCTCATCATGCTTCCCTGCAAGCCGCCGCCACGCCCACCGCGCAAGACCGAGCACCTAAGTGACGCCATGTTCAATGGCGTCATGGGCGGGGCGAGGCGgctcctcgctggaggaggcgccTCCGAGGACTACTGCCTCAAGAAG GGAAAAGTTCCAATACTTTCAGCCGAAGCTATTCATCAGTTACACATATTTATCTTCGCGTTGGCAGTCACTCATGTCCTTTTTAGTGCTATTACAGTTCTTTTAGGAATTGCACAG ACGAGAAATTGGCGACATTGGGAGACCAACATCCATATAAAGGATGCGAGTG CCCCTGAAATGATCAAGCATGTTCAAGAGTTCAAATTTATTCAAGATCACTTTAATGGTCACAAAAAACGGTGGAAGATATTTGGTTGGCTG CGTTCCTTCTTCAAACAATTACGTGGATCTGTCACCGAGGAGGACTACACAACAATGCGACTTGGCTTCATCATG AAACACTATAGGGGGAACCCAAAATTCAACTTTTATAGTTACATGATTAGAGCATTGGAGGTTGATTTCAAGAAAGTTGTTGGTATTAG TTGGTACCTTTGGACTATGTTGACGATATTCCTATTGTTAAATGTTCAAG GATGGTATATCTACTTTGGGATATCGTTGGTTCCGTTCATT GTAACATACGGCTTTAAATCTTGCATCATGGGAAAACCAACATATGTTATTATTCGACTTGCCATAAG TGTCGTTAGCCAATTCCTTTGCGGCTACAGTACCCTACCACTTTACGCCATCGTCTCTCAT ATGGGGAATTCATTCAAGAAGTCTATATTTGATGAGAATGTAGCTGAAGGCCTTGTCAACTGGGCTGAAAATGCTAGAAGACGCAGAAGAATGCCAAACAAAACTACTATAGATGTAGGTAGTTCACCCGTTGATGAGGCACAAGGTGGCACATCTCAAATGGTAAATATACCATCCAAATCATCAGTGGAGAAAGGGACTGCCAGGCTAATAtaa
- the LOC123412750 gene encoding MLO-like protein 1 isoform X1 produces the protein MAGGGGKAKPLEFTPTWIVASVCFIIIIITLLFERLLHLLGKKLSPKKLLYEVLLKVKEELMLLGFISLLLTVFQDPVGKVCVRQSAMLIMLPCKPPPRPPRKTEHLSDAMFNGVMGGARRLLAGGGASEDYCLKKGKVPILSAEAIHQLHIFIFALAVTHVLFSAITVLLGIAQTRNWRHWETNIHIKDASAPEMIKHVQEFKFIQDHFNGHKKRWKIFGWLRSFFKQLRGSVTEEDYTTMRLGFIMKHYRGNPKFNFYSYMIRALEVDFKKVVGISWYLWTMLTIFLLLNVQGWYIYFGISLVPFIMLLLIGSKMHHIITELAYEVAQKHTAIQGELVVSPSDELFWFHQPKLVLVLLHIILFQNAFQVAFFFWLLVTYGFKSCIMGKPTYVIIRLAISVVSQFLCGYSTLPLYAIVSHMGNSFKKSIFDENVAEGLVNWAENARRRRRMPNKTTIDVGSSPVDEAQGGTSQMVNIPSKSSVEKGTARLI, from the exons ATGGCCGGTGGAGGAGGCAAAGCCAAGCCGCTCGAGTTCACGCCAACATGGATCGTCGCGTCGGtctgcttcatcatcatcatcatcaccctcctCTTCGAACGCTTGCTCCACCTCCTAGGAAAg AAGCTGAGCCCAAAGAAGCTGCTGTACGAAGTCCTCCTGAAGGTGAAAGAGGAGCTGATGCTGCTGGGGTTCATATCGCTGCTGCTCACCGTGTTCCAGGACCCCGTGGGGAAGGTGTGTGTCAGACAGAGCGCCATGCTCATCATGCTTCCCTGCAAGCCGCCGCCACGCCCACCGCGCAAGACCGAGCACCTAAGTGACGCCATGTTCAATGGCGTCATGGGCGGGGCGAGGCGgctcctcgctggaggaggcgccTCCGAGGACTACTGCCTCAAGAAG GGAAAAGTTCCAATACTTTCAGCCGAAGCTATTCATCAGTTACACATATTTATCTTCGCGTTGGCAGTCACTCATGTCCTTTTTAGTGCTATTACAGTTCTTTTAGGAATTGCACAG ACGAGAAATTGGCGACATTGGGAGACCAACATCCATATAAAGGATGCGAGTG CCCCTGAAATGATCAAGCATGTTCAAGAGTTCAAATTTATTCAAGATCACTTTAATGGTCACAAAAAACGGTGGAAGATATTTGGTTGGCTG CGTTCCTTCTTCAAACAATTACGTGGATCTGTCACCGAGGAGGACTACACAACAATGCGACTTGGCTTCATCATG AAACACTATAGGGGGAACCCAAAATTCAACTTTTATAGTTACATGATTAGAGCATTGGAGGTTGATTTCAAGAAAGTTGTTGGTATTAG TTGGTACCTTTGGACTATGTTGACGATATTCCTATTGTTAAATGTTCAAG GATGGTATATCTACTTTGGGATATCGTTGGTTCCGTTCATT ATGCTACTTTTGATTGGAAGTAAGATGCACCACATCATTACGGAACTGGCATATGAGGTTGCCCAAAAGCATACAGCAATTCAAGGGGAATTAGTAGTATCTCCTTCAGATGAGCTCTTTTGGTTCCATCAGCCTAAATTAGTCCTTGTGTTGCTCCATATCATCCTATTCCAAAATGCATTTCAAGTTGCATTTTTCTTTTGGCTCTTG GTAACATACGGCTTTAAATCTTGCATCATGGGAAAACCAACATATGTTATTATTCGACTTGCCATAAG TGTCGTTAGCCAATTCCTTTGCGGCTACAGTACCCTACCACTTTACGCCATCGTCTCTCAT ATGGGGAATTCATTCAAGAAGTCTATATTTGATGAGAATGTAGCTGAAGGCCTTGTCAACTGGGCTGAAAATGCTAGAAGACGCAGAAGAATGCCAAACAAAACTACTATAGATGTAGGTAGTTCACCCGTTGATGAGGCACAAGGTGGCACATCTCAAATGGTAAATATACCATCCAAATCATCAGTGGAGAAAGGGACTGCCAGGCTAATAtaa
- the LOC123407155 gene encoding aspartic proteinase nepenthesin-1-like — translation MAAPLLFLLLLLPLAPSLVSSVVVAPAPKPGKFVTKELRTTINKSVKDYMSQRAGRPGQRKDGVQQTGSPAGDSYSPFIFDLSVGTSPQTLPVIMDITTDLVWAKCEPCPSCLTLSPSFQPGHSKSFAEVGCATQTCQRMSERDCTGNDVCRYTTDYMSGFLATDTFSFGSITGPGRTDVPGVVFGCSGNVTLPEQLDGVSGFAGFSRGPLSLVSQLNISSFTYFLAPPDDAGAKSFVSWSWGGAADDNDDAALVQTTTTGRISTPLVPATKTQNPNWYYVNLTGVQVDGKLLTAIPAGTFDVQRSGGVFLSTMLPVTYLTEAAYSVLRRELASRVQSEGVTPLRGSDGDLCFLTEGLANAKVPTLALVFDGSDAPMELKVENYFLDLGDGYTCLTILPSPQGLQSSVLGSMLQAGRKLTYEIHGDGGGTLTFETLETAAGAAAPAKVPLMIVATTLLLWALLL, via the coding sequence ATGGCGGCTccacttctttttcttcttctccttcttcctctggcTCCCTCCCTAGTCTCGTCGGTCGTCGTCGCACCGGCTCCCAAGCCCGGCAAGTTCGTCACCAAAGAGCTCCGTACGACAATCAACAAGTCCGTCAAGGATTACATGTCACAGAGGGCAGGCCGTCCCGGGCAGCGCAAGGACGGCGTGCAGCAGACGGGCAGCCCGGCGGGGGACAGCTACAGCCCCTTCATCTTCGACCTCTCCGTCGGGACCTCGCCGCAGACCCTCCCCGTCATCATGGACATCACCACCGACCTCGTCTGGGCAAAGTGCGAACCCTGCCCTTCGTGCCTCACGCTATCGCCATCGTTCCAGCCCGGGCACTCAAAATCCTTCGCCGAGGTCGGCTGCGCCACCCAGACTTGCCAGCGCATGAGCGAGCGCGACTGCACCGGCAACGACGTCTGCAGGTACACAACGGACTACATGTCCGGCTTCCTCGCCACCGACACGTTCAGCTTCGGGAGCATCACGGGACCGGGACGTACAGACGTGCCGGGCGTGGTGTTTGGCTGCAGCGGcaacgtcacgttgccggagcagCTCGACGGCGTGTCCGGCTTCGCAGGCTTCAGCAGGGGGCCCCTCTCCCTCGTGTCGCAGCTCAACATCTCCAGTTTCACCTACTTTCTCGCGCCTCCCGATGATGCCGGCGCCAAGAGCTTCGTCAGCTGGAGCTGGGGCGGCGCcgccgacgacaacgatgacgctgCACTAGTGCAGACGACAACCACGGGGCGAATCAGCACGCCGCTAGTGCCGGCCACAAAAACCCAAAACCCTAACTGGTACTACGTCAATCTCACCGGCGTGCAGGTCGACGGCAAGCTCCTGACGGCCATCCCGGCAGGGACCTTCGACGTCCAGCGTTCCGGTGGGGTGTTCCTCAGCACCATGCTTCCCGTCACCTACCTCACCGAGGCAGCGTACAGCGTCCTGAGGCGGGAGCTGGCGAGCAGGGTCCAGTCGGAGGGCGTGACTCCATTGAGGGGCTCGGACGGGGACCTGTGCTTCCTCACGGAGGGCTTGGCCAACGCCAAGGTTCCGACGCTGGCGCTTGTGTTCGACGGATCTGACGCGCCGATGGAGCTCAAGGTGGAGAACTACTTCTTAGACTTGGGCGACGGGTACACGTGCCTCACCATACTGCCGTCGCCCCAGGGCTTGCAGAGCTCGGTCCTGGGCAGCATGCTGCAGGCAGGCAGGAAGCTGACCTACGAGATCCATGGCGATGGCGGTGGCACGCTGACGTTCGAGACGTTGGAGACGGCAGCGGGTGCTGCCGCGCCTGCGAAGGTGCCGCTCATGATAGTGGCCACCACTCTTCTTCTCTGGGCGCTCCTCCTCTAG